Within the Helicoverpa armigera isolate CAAS_96S chromosome 8, ASM3070526v1, whole genome shotgun sequence genome, the region tacgagtAAAATCCATATATTAGGTTCTTCGTCGTATAAAGTTAGTTACAGATTGAATTACCTAAAATGGCTTAGTACCAGACTTTTCTTAAATCCGAATGACGACCTGTGACCTGGAATTTAGCAGGAAATTCTACTGAGTAGCGTTCGGAGACGCTAGCTTTACGTGCCCACCCACACGCACGACCTCAGACAAACTACAGCttataataatactttatttacgTCCAACgaccgttcccaatattctatctaggTACCTGTGGTTTAGCTTACTAGGGACAGAAATTGCTATTATCTACTAATATGAGGCTTAACAGGGctgagaccacggactagcaagctcagcgtaggacgtccaccagcaaggtggacagacgatcttataaaggtcgccgaaAGACGCTGGACGCAGGtcacctccaacaggtatctgtggagatataagggggaggcctatgttcatcAGTGGACGtgctatggctgagatgatgatgatgatgaggctTATGTCAACATTCTATccctagtaagcaaatcaacgtATAGGTAGACAGAAAATTGGAAACGGatgtaagtaaacaaaacaaattaaattaatcgaACGAGCTCGAAATATACGTAAAGTTACCGGTTTGTGCATTCTGCGAACTGCTTAATAATACACATTTATTAAACTTCTTACGAAAACACATATATCTcttattgttaagttttttaatgtcaaagttgGGGTTTTCCCTGAATTTAATAACTCCGTCATCAGATCAACTAATTCTCATTTAGTTGTAAATGCATACAATTTTTGGAAATGTCATCATCGAATTCGGACCTGATAACCATTAAACCACGTAGGGAATTTTTTTGTATACCTTTTCATATAAATGCAATGAAAAACATGCGACGATTAGCAACCCTACCAACCAACCAATAAATACCAATGAATTACCTACTACcaaccaataattgaaatgttGCGGTGTGCGCAATTCTTAACCACTGGACCAATGAAACTATCGTCCAACTAAAACTTGCAATGATCGATGCTCTGACAGCGTACAAACTTGCTTttcgtaatatattttatgtattggtGTCCATAGCTACCAGaaaaaaattccttctacattCTGCATGTTGAACCGGTTGGTCCAGCcatatacaggaatgaattttaagcagtgcacaaaaaaCAACTGTTCAGAATCAATAACAgtacatatctgcatcatcagtagatttatattttaatatttatccaccctaaaatcagcaaactATGGACAATAAGTATTCTTACGCGCGCCGACCTGCGCTCACGTCAGTAAATGGGTTTTGCGTTGCCACCGCGCAGCCACCGTGCCTCCTCCGTTTCCTCTGGTATCCAATGACACCGATACATAAAGTATACATATAGCTGGATAGCTTGGACATTTTTAGATAGTCAACCCACCAAAGACTACCAACCATGTCAAGTGttacttaaccttatgatcgatcatCCTTCACTTGGCCACGAGCATCGTGACTTCATGGTGACTTTATAAATGTATTGCATGTATGCCTTAGTCCCTAATTCAAAGCAAGTCCCCTAGTTCAATGAGTACAGACGATAGCACGTAAACCTACTGCAATCTGTCCTTAAATGGATTTCAAACTCATCACAATAGTGGAGGTTAATGTTCGATCGGTAAAAATTGATAGATTCGGGTAGGTTGATATGCTGGTGTCTGTGCGTACTTACACTACTGAAATCCAATATCACGGACGATAATTTATGTTAATGATCAAATACGGatccaaatttttttttttataccaaatCAAGGATAAACTTGTTAAAACCCGCATTTTTGGCATCTAGTTGTTAGGTATTAAAACTGTTTCTAAAAAGAAGTCTAACTTAGTTTAAATAAGGCTGTCAAGCGAAGCAGTAGTGAAATCTTAAGTTTGTAACAATGATTACATTCATAACAGTGATAGCATTTTGTGTGATTCTATCGGGGGTTGTATCAGATCCCCAACTTTGCGTTGATCAAAAAAGTGTCGAACTGGTGAACAGGACTTACAACGGCATCACATTTGGGGACGATGAAGTTATAATGAGTAACACAACTGGAGAGGAGAGAGGATGTGTGTGTCTCAAGGGAATTTGTGCCAGGAAATGTTGCCCATTCGGATGGGTCTACAATGAGCCTATAACGGAATGTGTTCCAAGTTCTTATGTTTTCGATCCCCCCGTCGGGAAACAGAAATCTGGAATAATAGAAGGATTCAACGcaacaaaagagtttatttttatggttggTAGAATGAACTGTACTGGAGAGAATGAAGGCAGAATACATGTGGTACAACTTTTCAAAGCAATGTTTTTactaaatgtaagtttttttttcgtctAACAAAGCTGAGTATAATAATAGCGTGTCGACAACTTTTAAGAACGTTGATTGCTCTTTCCACTGCAGTTTTTGTTCcttaatgtacacaaaaatacttagttgattttttatacttagttttaatatttcccctttattgttttaatagtaattaagttacacaaaaataaataataaatggtcTGAGCTTAGAAACATCGAAAACCCCAGCATACTCTTTCACAGGATGGCAAGCTCTACATTGAAAATCATTCTCAAACACCTGGTGTGATCATCTACGAACCGGATAAGTACTGCATTGATACATTCCTCAAAAACGATGGAACAGCTCACCTGGACGCCTTGATTTGCTTCAAATCGAAACCAGATCCAAAAAACTATGAAACTAAAAGTAGTTGTAAGTACGATAAATTTTACGTATCTATTGATGAAGGCAAGGCTCACTTTTACTTAGGAGTTCGATTAAATGATCTTACTATAACGGTGGGGAAGATTATTGGAATATGgttccaattaaaaaacattggctctaatatatttttatttgttctagtggtcgcaagcgcggctgctgtgctcgaggtctcgggttcaattccctttgaaatcgctttgtgggttttcttaaacattCACAAAGCTGCCCATAGTcttgaagttggtgattgattcacccgtgcatcggagagcacgtaaatgtcgatcctgcgactgatctctttccggtcgtgtcggattgccgtcccatcgggttatgagagtgaatgaatagggagtgcaccaccagtgtctgcgcaaatgctcgtgcactataatatgtcctgcgcagctggctgatctccttaaatgagaaaaaccgccgtgaccgaaatcggccgtggacgccattattatttcaGGATATGAGAAATCTACTCTACTAAATTTCAATTTATCGATGTGATGATTTTGATTTCTTCCAGGTATGCTGATCTCGTGTTTCTTCATCCTTCTGACCGTGGCAGTATATGCGTGGATACCAGAGCTCCGCAATCTCCCTGGCATGGTGCTCATGGCATACCTCCTCAGCCTCTTCGTGGGCTTTCTGCTTCTGGCAACAATGCAGATCTTGATAATGACCAACGAAATCACTCAGAATATTTGCCTCGTTTGCAGTAAGTTCATTATATTATTCTTGCTTTGTGCTGCTGAATTCTCAAGCTTTAGTATGAATCAATCCCCTTATTAAGATAGGGGTCCGAATATGCAATTCCTAATTCAAAAATCCTCCTTAGTTCCTCGTAACTTACTTAGTAAATGGCTTCCCATTTATCTGTTAGGGCcagtattattattgttgtgttGTTATTACAGCGTTCATCGTGTACTTCTCCCTGCTCTCTGCATTCTTCTGGTTGAACGTTATGTGCTACGATATTTGGTGGACTTTCAGgtatatacaaataatatattattatttatctactagTTACCATATGACTGCCTGCTTGGTCCAGTCCCGAGATGGGTTGGAATCGCTTTGCGGGTTTTAGGCactcacaaagcagcccggagtctagAAGTTGGCGGTGTTACACCCCTGTGCCAAGGAAAGCCCGAATGCTACAGTAGTAGTCGTTACATTTCCAAATCAGAGGCTGTCAggaggatttgagaaaactctgacactagggtttgggtatcgggttgcccgggtaactgggttgaggaggtcagataggcagtcgcttcttgtagagcactggtattcagctgaatccggttagactggatgccgaccccaacatagttaggaaaagagacggaggatgatgacaagtttttgctaggtgattaaactGCAGGTTTCTCTCTCGATAAGAAGACCATAtgacacatacaaacaaat harbors:
- the LOC110382950 gene encoding probable G-protein coupled receptor Mth-like 3; translated protein: MITFITVIAFCVILSGVVSDPQLCVDQKSVELVNRTYNGITFGDDEVIMSNTTGEERGCVCLKGICARKCCPFGWVYNEPITECVPSSYVFDPPVGKQKSGIIEGFNATKEFIFMVGRMNCTGENEGRIHVVQLFKAMFLLNDGKLYIENHSQTPGVIIYEPDKYCIDTFLKNDGTAHLDALICFKSKPDPKNYETKSSCMLISCFFILLTVAVYAWIPELRNLPGMVLMAYLLSLFVGFLLLATMQILIMTNEITQNICLVCTFIVYFSLLSAFFWLNVMCYDIWWTFSRTCGKNNQVRPEKPHKRFKYYSLYAFGVPTALTILLATLEFSESLPKLHPLLPMIRVQGCFLYGNSKLIYLYLPIVILCVANTTFFVLTAFKIAKMNRETQVLLGRESCANDQRRKDTQRFTIYIKLFILMGINWILEVVSSFYPDADIFWQFFDAYNVLVGLIIFIMFVCKKKTWKMIKKRFAQVKGDQLHTTQTTNGGF